In Pseudoalteromonas nigrifaciens, the sequence ATTTAAAATAATTAAAAAACAGACTAAATTAATTTGGAACTAAGGCTAAATTAGCCGGTCACAATATATACACAACAGTGTAATAAAACGATTTTTTAATCGTGTTTTTAAGTTAGATTAAACCGGTCAATACAGTGCAAGTACGACCACTTACTTTTTAAAAAGCTAATTCATCATTGCATCAGCAGCTTAGTTAAAGTCAAACTAATTAATTGCTTTTATAATTTGAATTAACCTTTTTTATTAGCTATTCATTACATGTAGATTTCACTAATGCTACAAAATATATAAATACAAAGGTGAGGATATTACCGATGAAGAGACAAAAAAGAGATCGTTTAGAGAGAGCACATTCTCAAGGATTTAAAGCAGGTTTAGCAGGTCGCTCTAAAGAGCATTGTCCCTATCAACAAGTTGATCCAAAATCAGAATGGTTAGGTGGTTGGCGCGAAGCAATAGATAATCGTAATATTTATAAAACATAGTATATAACTGAATTTAAGCAAAAATGCCTCCAAGTGGAGGCATTTTTGTATGTGTATTTTAATTATTAACAGTTAATTAAAATGCACTGGTGTCTTGAAATAGACCTACTTTTAAATCTTTCGCTTCGTAGATTACACGGCCATCTACTTCTACCGTGCCATCGGCAACACCCATAAATAATTTGCGTTTAATTACGCGTTTCATTACTAGGCGGTAGGTTACTTTTTTAGCGGTTGGTAAAATTTGGCCGGTAAATTTAACTTCACCCACACCTAGCGCACGGCCAAGACCTGGACCGCCAGACCAACCTAAGTAAAATCCAACTAACTGCCACATAGCGTCTAAACCTAAGCAACCTGGCATTACAGGGTCACCTTTAAAATGGCAGTCGAAAAACCATAAGCTAGGGTCAATATCTAGCTCAGCAACAATTTCGCCTTTACCATGTATTCCGCCATCGGCAGTAATAGAGGTAATGCGGTCCATCATTAACATATTGTCGCTTGGTAAACGGCAGTTACCTTCACCAAACATTTTACCTTCACCACATAGGATCAAGTCTTCTTTTGTATAGCTATTTTTAGGTTCCATAACACTTATCTTCGCTTATAAATTGCCAACTACTTTAGCGTACACTTGTACGCTGAACAACTCGGATCAGTTAAAAAAGCTAAATTTAGCAGGTTTTTTAATCAATCGATTGGTGTAATTGATTTTAGCCTGATTAAACCGCGCAATTACAATCATAAATCATTATAATTACCGCTGACTTTTAACCTGTTTAAAGGAAATTTATGATCCTTTTTGTTAACTCACTAACAGTGATAGATTTTTCTTACTTGTGTAATAAACGCGGCGCAGTTGGCGAGAGCTGGATTGTTGATTTAACTTTGCATGGCAAACTAAACGATGAGTCTATGGTATTAGACTTTGGCTTAGTTAAAAAGCAAATTAAAGGCATTATAGATGAGTGTATTGATCATCGTTTAGCTGTACCTAATAATCTAAATGGCGTGGTTAGCGAATTTAGCGACCATAAAACATTAGATTGTACATTTGGTGATAACCACCATTTGGCGATGAGTGCTCCACATCAAGCTTATTGTATGATTAACGCAGATGAAGTAACTATTGCATCGGTTACAGATTTTTTAATAGCGACTATTTTGCCACAACTGCCAGATAATATAGAAAAAATTGAGCTGTCATTGAAGCCAGAGCATAATCAAAGCTATTATTACCATTACAGCCATGGCCTTAAAAAGCATGATGGTAATTGCCAACGTATTATTCATGGGCATCGTTCTCAAATTGGTATTAGTTTAGATGGTATTTCTATGCCTCGCCTGCAAAAAGAATGGTCACAAAAGTGGCAAGACATTTATTTAGCCACCGCTGAGGATCAAATTAAGGCAGACGATTTACAGCACGTTAGCGCAAAAGCTGGCGATGTATGTTTTGCATATACTTCAGCGCAAGGCTATTTTGAAATGGCTATTAGCGAATCGCGTTGCGATATTCTACCTAGCGATACCACGGTTGAATGCATTGCAGAATACTTAGCGGGTCAGGTAAAAGCACAATATCCTGAAAAAGCGGTAAAAATAACGGCCTACGAAGGAGTAGGCAAAGGGTCTATTAGCCATGCTTAAAACATTATTAGCAGCCGTGTTAATTTCCTCTACTAGCTTAAGTGCAATGGCACTTGAGCTAAAAGGGCAATTAACTCAAGGCGGTTTAGTAACCGGTAATATTAGCAACGCGCAGTCGGTTAGCTTTAACGACAAAACACTTAAGCTTTCGAGTAAGGGTGATTTTGTATTTGGCTTTGGCCGCGATGCACCAACAAATCACACACTTAAATGGGTTGATAAAGCTGGTGTTGAGCACACTGAAAGCCTAGTAATTACTAAGCGCGACTATCAAATTGATAAAATTACCGGCGTTGCTAAAAAATATGTATCGCCGGCTAAAGAACTCAGCGCACGTATAAGTAAAGAGGCTGCTGCGATTAGAGCTGCGCGCCAAGTTAATTCTGACCTATTGTACTTTTTAGATCCTGTGCTAAAACCTGCACAAGGGCGTATATCTGGGGTGTATGGTAGCCAACGTTATTTTAATGGCGAGCCACGCAGACCACATTTTGGCTTAGATATAGCCAATAAAACGGGCACACCTGTGTATGCACCTATAAGTGGTACTGTGGTGTTTTCGCAGCCGGATATTTATTATTCAGGTGGCACACTTATTTTAGACCATGGCCACGGCGTTACTTCTACTTATATTCATTTAAGTAAGCTTGATGTAAAGCTGGGCGATAAAATTGAACAAGGTAGTAAAATAGCTGAAATAGGTGCAACAGGGCGAGTAACAGGCCCGCATTTAGATTGGCGTTTTAACTGGCAAGGTGAACGCCTTGATCCGGCCTTATTAATGCAAGACAAATTAGCTAATAAAAAGTAGATACTATGACACAAGTAGAGCGCGATGCTATTATCGCGCAACGTATTAAAGATTCCACCACGTCGGTAACTAAAACAGTTTTTCCGGGGCGAACTAATCACCACAACACTTTATTTGGTGGCGACGCTTTAGCCTGGATGGACGAGGTTGCTTTTATAGCGGCAACGCGTTTTTGCCGTAAGCCTTTAGTTACTATTTCATCAGATAGAGTAGACTTTAAAGAGGCTATTCCTGCTGGTACTTTCGCTGAACTTATAGCAAAAGTAGTGCATGTAGGTAATACCAGTTTAAAAGTTGATGTCGATATACTTCTAGAAACTATGCATAATGATAACAAGCATTCCGCTATTAGTGGCAGCTTTACCTTTGTTGCAGTAAATGATGATCACAGACCAACGCCTGTGGTTTGCGATAAAATGATTTATGGTTTTGACAAGTAAACATTAGAATAAAATATTTTAATGTTATTAAAAATAAGCACTTTAAGTAGTGCTTATTTAAACACCCAAAAAGAACACATCATACTAATTAATTGCAAAAGATATAGCTAAACAGCAGAGTCAATTTTAATAAAAATTATCAAGGTGGGAGGTCGATAACCTAATCTATTATTAGGTTATCGTTTTACATTACTTAGGTTAAAGTACCATGGCAGCTATCCAGCCAAATATTAATAACGGTATATTAAAGTGAATAAAGGTAGGCACTACTGAATCCCAAATGTGGTCGTGCTGGCCATCAGCATTTAGCCCGGAAGTTGGCCCAAGTGTAGAGTCAGAAGCGGGGGAGCCTGCATCACCTAACGCACCGGCCGTACCCACTAAAGCAGCAGTGGCCATAACCGAAAAGCCCAGCTCTAAACATAAAGGAACAAATAAAGTAGCTATAATTGGCACGGTTGAAAATGAGCTACCTATACCCATGGTAATAAACAATCCAACTAATAAAATAACCGCTGCCGCAATGGGTTTATTCCCAGCAAATAACTCAGCGCCACTGTGTACTAAACTAGCCACATGACCTGTAGCTTGCATAACAGCTGCAAATCCTTGAGCAGAAATCATTATAAAACCAATCATTGCCATCATAGCGACGCCTTTACTAAATACGTCGCCATTATCTTCCCATTTAACGATACCGAAAACGCTAAAAATCATTACACCCACTAAGCCGCCTAAAATCATTGAACCGCTAGCGTTTTGCGCAATAAGTGAAGCAAGTACAGCAAACAGGCCAACTAACATTACCTTTTTTGGGTTTTCTACCGTGGTTTCTTTACTTTCTATGGTAAGTGGAAGCGCTGCGTAGTCGCGACGTTTTCTGTAACTAAAAAATATTGCAATTAATAAACCTGCAAACATGCCCAAAGCCGGAATTATCATTGCCATAGGAACTTGGGTATTTATTATTTCTAAACCGTTATCCACTAAATTTTTATGGAGTATTGAATATAAGTAAATACCACCAAAGCCATACGGTAGTACCATATAAGAAGTAGCTAAACCAAAAGTTAATATACAAGCTATTGCACGTCTATCCAGCCTAAGTTTATTAAAAATTACCAGCAGCGGTGGAATAAGAATAGGAATAAAGGCGATATGAACCGGCACTAAGTTTTGCGATGAAATGGCGCAGATCATTATTATAAATAAAATAAAATAACTGAGCAGGGTTTCACTGCCAGTTTTTTGTGCATTAACTTTAGCTAATAATTTTGCGGCTAAAATACGTGTTAAACCTGACTTAGAAATAGCCACTGCAAAAGCACCTAACATGGCATAACTTAGTGCTATTTCAGCACCTGCCGACAATCCCGAATTAAAGGCGTCTATACTTTCTTTTAAGCCCAAACCAGCGGTTAAACCAGCAACTAGGGCACTTATTATCATTGCAACAATAACATTTACGCGG encodes:
- a CDS encoding Na+/H+ antiporter family protein; the encoded protein is MNAVVIGVLLMLGLTLVRVNVIVAMIISALVAGLTAGLGLKESIDAFNSGLSAGAEIALSYAMLGAFAVAISKSGLTRILAAKLLAKVNAQKTGSETLLSYFILFIIMICAISSQNLVPVHIAFIPILIPPLLVIFNKLRLDRRAIACILTFGLATSYMVLPYGFGGIYLYSILHKNLVDNGLEIINTQVPMAMIIPALGMFAGLLIAIFFSYRKRRDYAALPLTIESKETTVENPKKVMLVGLFAVLASLIAQNASGSMILGGLVGVMIFSVFGIVKWEDNGDVFSKGVAMMAMIGFIMISAQGFAAVMQATGHVASLVHSGAELFAGNKPIAAAVILLVGLFITMGIGSSFSTVPIIATLFVPLCLELGFSVMATAALVGTAGALGDAGSPASDSTLGPTSGLNADGQHDHIWDSVVPTFIHFNIPLLIFGWIAAMVL
- a CDS encoding M23 family metallopeptidase, with protein sequence MLKTLLAAVLISSTSLSAMALELKGQLTQGGLVTGNISNAQSVSFNDKTLKLSSKGDFVFGFGRDAPTNHTLKWVDKAGVEHTESLVITKRDYQIDKITGVAKKYVSPAKELSARISKEAAAIRAARQVNSDLLYFLDPVLKPAQGRISGVYGSQRYFNGEPRRPHFGLDIANKTGTPVYAPISGTVVFSQPDIYYSGGTLILDHGHGVTSTYIHLSKLDVKLGDKIEQGSKIAEIGATGRVTGPHLDWRFNWQGERLDPALLMQDKLANKK
- a CDS encoding acyl-CoA thioesterase, coding for MTQVERDAIIAQRIKDSTTSVTKTVFPGRTNHHNTLFGGDALAWMDEVAFIAATRFCRKPLVTISSDRVDFKEAIPAGTFAELIAKVVHVGNTSLKVDVDILLETMHNDNKHSAISGSFTFVAVNDDHRPTPVVCDKMIYGFDK
- a CDS encoding 6-carboxytetrahydropterin synthase, with amino-acid sequence MILFVNSLTVIDFSYLCNKRGAVGESWIVDLTLHGKLNDESMVLDFGLVKKQIKGIIDECIDHRLAVPNNLNGVVSEFSDHKTLDCTFGDNHHLAMSAPHQAYCMINADEVTIASVTDFLIATILPQLPDNIEKIELSLKPEHNQSYYYHYSHGLKKHDGNCQRIIHGHRSQIGISLDGISMPRLQKEWSQKWQDIYLATAEDQIKADDLQHVSAKAGDVCFAYTSAQGYFEMAISESRCDILPSDTTVECIAEYLAGQVKAQYPEKAVKITAYEGVGKGSISHA
- the fabA gene encoding bifunctional 3-hydroxydecanoyl-ACP dehydratase/trans-2-decenoyl-ACP isomerase, with the protein product MEPKNSYTKEDLILCGEGKMFGEGNCRLPSDNMLMMDRITSITADGGIHGKGEIVAELDIDPSLWFFDCHFKGDPVMPGCLGLDAMWQLVGFYLGWSGGPGLGRALGVGEVKFTGQILPTAKKVTYRLVMKRVIKRKLFMGVADGTVEVDGRVIYEAKDLKVGLFQDTSAF
- the rmf gene encoding ribosome modulation factor; amino-acid sequence: MKRQKRDRLERAHSQGFKAGLAGRSKEHCPYQQVDPKSEWLGGWREAIDNRNIYKT